The following are encoded in a window of Mycolicibacterium tusciae JS617 genomic DNA:
- a CDS encoding zinc-dependent alcohol dehydrogenase: MKATVITAPGETQVVDMPKPTVGPNDALVRIRACGVCGSDGLYISMGGLGKGHMPLGHEPAGEIVEIGSAVTGLTIGDHVVVNPMVAPSGIIGNGGPSGALAEYLLIEDAVRGKSLEVVPDHIPFEVAALNEPMAVARHGVNRCEPKPSDKVVIFGAGPIGLGATIGFKSAGVSHVVVVDLIPARLEKALAVGADAVINSADEDVAARLVELHGSGESLFPGKAGTHIYFDAAGVPAVINAALGAAKTGARLCVVAVHKEPVAVDFLNVMTNEITIVGSIGYPDEIFEVTKDIIANWEKYAVIVSHTIPFAEVDEALRMASTPGAADKVVVVFK, encoded by the coding sequence ATGAAGGCGACTGTGATCACCGCTCCTGGTGAAACCCAGGTGGTCGACATGCCGAAGCCGACCGTCGGGCCGAATGACGCGCTGGTGAGGATACGAGCATGCGGAGTCTGCGGATCCGACGGCCTCTACATCTCGATGGGCGGTCTCGGCAAGGGTCACATGCCGCTCGGCCACGAGCCAGCGGGCGAGATCGTCGAAATCGGCAGTGCGGTCACTGGTTTGACGATCGGTGACCACGTCGTCGTGAACCCGATGGTCGCGCCCAGTGGAATCATCGGCAACGGCGGCCCCAGCGGCGCGCTCGCCGAGTACCTGCTCATCGAGGACGCGGTCCGCGGCAAGAGCCTGGAAGTCGTGCCCGACCACATCCCGTTCGAGGTGGCCGCGCTCAACGAACCGATGGCAGTGGCCCGCCACGGCGTCAACCGTTGCGAACCGAAACCGTCGGACAAGGTCGTGATCTTCGGCGCCGGCCCGATCGGGTTGGGCGCCACCATCGGATTCAAATCCGCCGGCGTCAGCCATGTGGTGGTCGTCGACCTGATTCCCGCGCGACTGGAGAAGGCCCTCGCCGTCGGTGCCGACGCCGTCATCAACTCCGCCGACGAGGATGTCGCGGCGCGGCTCGTCGAACTGCACGGCTCCGGCGAGTCGCTGTTTCCCGGCAAGGCAGGCACCCACATCTACTTCGACGCCGCGGGCGTTCCGGCGGTGATCAACGCGGCGCTGGGCGCAGCCAAGACCGGTGCGCGGCTTTGCGTCGTCGCGGTGCACAAGGAACCGGTGGCCGTCGATTTCCTCAACGTCATGACCAACGAGATCACCATCGTCGGATCGATCGGCTACCCGGACGAGATTTTCGAAGTCACCAAGGACATCATCGCCAACTGGGAGAAATACGCCGTGATCGTCAGCCACACAATCCCGTTCGCCGAGGTCGACGAGGCACTGAGGATGGCGTCCACCCCCGGAGCGGCCGACAAGGTCGTTGTCGTTTTCAAGTGA